In one Tepidisphaeraceae bacterium genomic region, the following are encoded:
- a CDS encoding peptidylprolyl isomerase translates to MQVAKNTVVSIDYTLTNDAGDVLDTSQGGQPLVYLHGNGGLIPGMERGLEGRAIGDAFKLQVAPGEGYGEKRQELIQPVPRKMFSGATDIKPGMQFQAKTEEGPQVVTVVAVDDENITIDANHPLAGQTLNFDVKVVDVRAATPEEVQHGHVHGPGGHQH, encoded by the coding sequence ATGCAGGTCGCGAAGAACACGGTCGTCTCGATCGACTACACGCTCACTAACGACGCCGGCGACGTGCTCGACACCTCGCAGGGTGGCCAGCCGTTGGTCTACCTGCATGGCAACGGTGGCCTGATTCCCGGCATGGAGCGCGGCCTCGAGGGCCGTGCGATCGGTGATGCCTTCAAGCTGCAAGTGGCGCCCGGTGAAGGCTATGGCGAGAAGCGCCAGGAGCTGATTCAACCCGTGCCCCGCAAGATGTTCAGCGGGGCCACCGACATCAAGCCCGGTATGCAGTTTCAAGCCAAGACGGAAGAGGGCCCGCAGGTGGTGACGGTAGTGGCGGTGGACGATGAGAACATCACGATCGACGCCAACCACCCGCTGGCCGGGCAGACGCTGAACTTCGACGTGAAGGTGGTCGACGTGCGTGCCGCCACGCCCGAAGAGGTTCAGCACGGCCACGTGCACGGGCCGGGTGGCCATCAGCACTAG
- a CDS encoding Bax inhibitor-1/YccA family protein, translating into MSQFPQTRRVELDYGTDSQVTFSFFNTVYAWMAVGLALTAAVSYYVSQTPQIMNIFQGGRAFTVVIALALFGIAMLVQTVALRISAAAGIALFLLYATLLGALIAPIFIVYDMRTIGGAFLITGGTFGAMSLYGFVTKRDLTGIGSFLIMAFIGLFLASLVNVFWANDALSWVITYGILAVFIGLTAYQTQQLKQTAEQLRGQPELLGRYAIVGSLVLYIAFINMFLSILRILGSRR; encoded by the coding sequence ATGAGCCAGTTTCCGCAGACGCGTCGAGTTGAACTCGACTACGGCACCGACAGCCAAGTCACGTTCTCGTTCTTCAACACCGTGTACGCCTGGATGGCGGTCGGCCTGGCGCTGACGGCGGCAGTGTCGTACTACGTTTCGCAGACGCCGCAGATCATGAACATCTTCCAAGGTGGTCGCGCGTTCACCGTGGTGATCGCGCTGGCCCTCTTCGGCATCGCAATGCTGGTCCAGACCGTCGCCCTGCGCATCAGCGCAGCGGCGGGCATTGCGCTCTTCCTGCTGTACGCCACCCTATTAGGCGCGCTGATTGCCCCGATCTTCATCGTGTACGACATGCGCACCATCGGTGGCGCGTTCCTGATCACCGGCGGCACGTTCGGCGCCATGAGCCTTTACGGTTTCGTGACCAAGCGTGACCTCACGGGCATCGGCTCGTTCCTGATCATGGCCTTCATCGGCCTGTTCCTCGCGTCACTCGTGAACGTCTTCTGGGCCAACGACGCGCTGTCGTGGGTCATCACCTACGGCATCCTGGCGGTGTTCATCGGTCTAACCGCCTACCAGACGCAGCAACTGAAGCAGACCGCCGAGCAACTGCGCGGCCAGCCGGAACTGCTCGGTCGCTACGCGATCGTCGGCTCGCTGGTGCTGTACATCGCGTTCATCAACATGTTCCTGTCGATCCTGCGCATCCTCGGCAGTCGCCGGTAA
- a CDS encoding tetratricopeptide repeat protein has product MSAFRTLTYLALSAAVAGCGTSSSDPVAGRVKGKPRNGFFGEGAGLRLDQPSDTTTRRAALALDDIEPRPALPAPATTRAAAKPAPAEALMLYAQARRSLIDGQRFTAIKQLEQAIGIDPLSPAPYLLLAEAQLGEGTFNDKSIRSLETASELDPTNADTRVELGRQYLAKGDVQRAIAHLRLAMATPRYREHEDVAATTDLFLAKALEKGGYSRAAIERYERLLSRVKTRDLSLRKDPELALLVANPDLIAMDIGRLYEAGGQYERALAALEPVASEAPDNFDLQARVARLLKLVGRSDEAMARSVELLTRFRASRASVELMREIGRGANSGDGGALVHLRRLANANPTDRAILFALSDTLRAEGHEDEATQILVEALGKQSANIEITRRLFGVYDAKNDVKAAATLLLRTIAQQPESTSELAPLWDDLTRLARPKRLGVADVAALDVPVEARAAKLYFQAESTQQMGRSATVRETLERAVAQLPVFPPAYRALHGQIWADEVSDLQEKQRLSRALATRAKRGGDAALAMELQGLTQLAQNDATAAATTLSEAVRAGGSSPDRILTAARAHATAGDVRKAEGLLWKLISDHPTCEAAYTSLFTQYLQRGDTMAAVKIVSRWLAADPSNVNARLLQASVFRQSSHNEAAEEVLLNLVNEHPSNSAVLADLYGFYVSNGRIEAYVSKLEALRAADPSNYVAGEMLVETYAQMQRFPDAARVLDALRTNAVEAGGADADALYYFAGLYTGIRQPETAEELLEVAVKQDPKHAPANNDLGYALADAGRNLERAESMVRVAVNADPTNASYLDSLGWVLYKRGRFTDAQQYLQMAADASETADPIVLDHLGDAFYRQQEKDDATATWKRSLERINEDDSTRADLQELKLRLLQKLKQAEAGQAVNVAPTAQPATAPRVGVRHE; this is encoded by the coding sequence ATGAGCGCATTTCGCACCCTGACGTATCTCGCCCTGTCCGCCGCGGTCGCTGGCTGTGGGACTTCGTCGAGTGATCCCGTCGCCGGCCGGGTGAAGGGGAAGCCGCGCAACGGCTTCTTCGGTGAAGGGGCGGGCTTGCGGCTCGATCAACCCAGCGACACCACCACCCGCCGGGCGGCGCTGGCGTTGGACGACATCGAGCCACGCCCCGCACTGCCGGCGCCGGCCACCACGCGCGCAGCGGCCAAGCCCGCCCCGGCCGAGGCGCTCATGCTGTACGCGCAGGCCCGCCGCAGCCTGATCGACGGGCAGCGCTTCACTGCGATCAAGCAGCTCGAACAGGCGATCGGCATCGACCCACTGTCACCGGCGCCTTACCTGCTGTTGGCCGAGGCGCAGCTGGGCGAAGGCACGTTCAACGACAAGTCGATCCGATCGCTGGAGACGGCGTCGGAACTCGATCCCACCAACGCCGATACGCGCGTCGAGCTTGGCCGGCAGTACCTGGCCAAGGGCGACGTGCAGCGTGCGATCGCGCACCTGCGGCTGGCGATGGCCACGCCCCGCTACCGTGAACATGAAGATGTCGCTGCCACCACCGATCTGTTCCTCGCCAAGGCGCTGGAGAAGGGCGGCTACTCGCGTGCGGCCATCGAGCGCTACGAACGGTTGCTGAGCCGCGTGAAGACGCGCGACCTTAGCCTGCGCAAGGACCCGGAACTGGCGCTGCTGGTCGCCAACCCCGACCTGATCGCCATGGACATCGGCCGGCTGTACGAGGCCGGCGGGCAGTACGAGCGCGCGCTGGCGGCACTGGAACCCGTCGCGAGCGAGGCCCCGGACAACTTCGATCTGCAGGCGCGCGTCGCCCGGCTGCTGAAGCTCGTCGGCCGCTCGGATGAAGCGATGGCGCGGTCGGTCGAGCTGCTCACGCGCTTTCGCGCCAGCCGGGCCTCGGTCGAACTTATGCGCGAGATCGGGCGCGGCGCCAACAGTGGTGACGGTGGGGCGCTCGTTCACCTGCGCCGGCTTGCCAACGCCAACCCGACCGACCGCGCGATCCTGTTCGCGCTTTCCGACACGCTGCGGGCCGAAGGGCACGAGGACGAGGCGACGCAGATCCTCGTCGAAGCGCTGGGCAAGCAGTCGGCCAACATCGAGATCACCCGCCGGCTGTTCGGTGTCTACGACGCTAAGAACGACGTGAAGGCCGCTGCAACGTTGCTGTTGCGCACGATCGCGCAGCAGCCGGAATCGACCAGCGAACTGGCGCCGCTCTGGGACGACCTGACGCGCCTCGCCCGGCCGAAACGATTGGGCGTGGCCGACGTGGCGGCGCTCGACGTGCCGGTGGAGGCACGGGCGGCCAAGCTGTACTTCCAAGCCGAATCAACCCAGCAGATGGGCCGCAGCGCCACCGTGCGCGAGACGCTCGAGCGTGCCGTGGCGCAACTGCCGGTGTTCCCGCCGGCGTACCGGGCGCTTCACGGACAGATCTGGGCCGACGAGGTAAGCGATCTCCAGGAAAAGCAGCGCTTGAGCCGCGCCTTAGCCACCCGCGCCAAGCGGGGCGGTGACGCGGCGCTCGCGATGGAGCTTCAGGGCCTCACGCAGCTGGCGCAGAACGACGCCACCGCCGCCGCGACCACGCTGAGCGAGGCGGTGCGCGCCGGTGGCAGTTCGCCCGATCGCATCCTGACCGCCGCCCGGGCGCACGCCACCGCCGGTGATGTACGAAAGGCCGAGGGGCTGTTGTGGAAGCTGATCAGCGACCACCCGACCTGCGAGGCCGCTTACACCTCGCTCTTCACGCAGTACCTGCAGCGGGGCGACACGATGGCCGCCGTGAAGATCGTCTCGCGCTGGCTCGCCGCCGACCCAAGCAACGTGAACGCCCGGCTGCTGCAGGCGTCGGTCTTCCGCCAGTCCAGCCACAACGAGGCGGCCGAGGAGGTGCTGCTGAACCTGGTGAACGAGCACCCGTCCAACTCCGCGGTGCTGGCCGATCTGTACGGGTTCTACGTGAGCAACGGACGCATCGAGGCGTACGTGAGCAAGCTCGAAGCGCTGCGCGCCGCCGACCCGTCGAACTACGTCGCCGGCGAGATGCTGGTCGAAACGTACGCCCAGATGCAGCGGTTCCCCGACGCCGCCCGGGTGCTGGACGCGCTCCGCACGAACGCCGTTGAAGCCGGCGGCGCCGATGCGGATGCACTCTACTACTTCGCCGGCCTCTACACCGGCATCCGCCAGCCCGAGACGGCCGAGGAACTGCTGGAGGTTGCCGTGAAGCAGGACCCCAAGCACGCGCCGGCCAATAACGATTTGGGCTACGCGCTGGCCGACGCTGGCCGCAACTTGGAGCGGGCTGAATCGATGGTGCGCGTTGCCGTGAACGCCGATCCGACAAATGCGTCGTACCTCGACAGCCTCGGTTGGGTGCTTTACAAGCGCGGCCGGTTCACCGACGCCCAGCAGTACCTCCAGATGGCCGCCGACGCATCGGAGACGGCCGACCCGATCGTGCTCGACCATCTTGGTGACGCGTTTTACCGCCAACAGGAGAAGGACGACGCGACGGCGACGTGGAAGCGATCGCTGGAACGCATTAACGAAGATGATTCCACGCGTGCGGACCTGCAGGAGTTGAAGCTGCGCCTGCTGCAGAAGTTAAAGCAGGCCGAGGCCGGCCAGGCCGTGAACGTTGCCCCGACCGCCCAACCCGCCACTGCCCCGCGCGTTGGCGTCCGGCACGAGTAG
- a CDS encoding sugar phosphate isomerase/epimerase: MPYPLSIQMYTVRDLTKTPEDRVKVIREIGQIGYVATEGGGGKLTDDTRQLYRESGLKFSSWWAVPTADNVQQFIDIAKETGITHFIGSDGPDKFKDESSIKALAERYETAAQLLKPHGLQQLYHNHYWEFDIKHDGRYAWDVFFDQAPTLGAELDLYWASNFGAVDVPAVLRKYASRTPIVHVKDGPLVKDQPNTAVGKGKFDNKAAIAAADPNVLKWLVVELDNYVEGNDKMMDAVRDSYAYLTNAGLATGQR; encoded by the coding sequence ATGCCCTATCCCCTGTCGATCCAGATGTATACCGTTCGCGATTTAACCAAGACGCCCGAGGACCGGGTGAAGGTGATTCGCGAGATCGGCCAGATCGGTTACGTGGCGACCGAAGGGGGCGGCGGAAAGCTCACCGACGACACGCGGCAGTTGTATCGCGAAAGTGGCTTAAAATTTTCCAGCTGGTGGGCCGTGCCGACCGCGGACAACGTGCAGCAGTTCATCGACATCGCCAAGGAAACCGGCATCACGCACTTCATCGGTAGCGATGGTCCCGACAAGTTCAAGGATGAATCTTCGATCAAGGCGCTGGCCGAGCGATACGAGACGGCCGCCCAGTTGCTTAAGCCACACGGGCTGCAACAGCTTTATCACAACCACTACTGGGAATTCGACATCAAGCACGACGGGCGGTACGCGTGGGACGTCTTCTTCGACCAGGCCCCGACCCTCGGCGCCGAGCTGGACCTGTACTGGGCCAGCAACTTCGGCGCGGTCGACGTGCCGGCAGTGCTGCGCAAGTACGCCAGCCGCACTCCGATCGTGCACGTGAAGGACGGCCCCCTGGTGAAGGACCAACCGAACACCGCCGTCGGCAAGGGCAAGTTCGACAACAAGGCCGCCATCGCCGCCGCCGACCCCAACGTGCTGAAGTGGCTGGTGGTCGAGCTGGATAACTACGTCGAAGGCAACGACAAGATGATGGACGCGGTTCGCGATAGCTACGCGTACCTGACTAACGCGGGCTTGGCGACGGGACAGCGGTAG
- the gatC gene encoding Asp-tRNA(Asn)/Glu-tRNA(Gln) amidotransferase subunit GatC: MSQITPEAVRHVAKLARLALPEEKLLKLTGQLEGILEYVAQIGKADVAGVEPMAHALPVANVLREDVVTPSLPLEKVLQNAPDTDGPFFKVPKVIGGDEDSAG; the protein is encoded by the coding sequence ATGTCGCAGATCACCCCCGAAGCCGTCCGCCACGTCGCCAAGCTGGCCCGCCTTGCGCTGCCCGAGGAAAAGCTGCTGAAGCTGACCGGCCAGCTCGAAGGCATCCTGGAGTACGTCGCCCAGATCGGTAAGGCCGACGTCGCCGGCGTCGAACCGATGGCCCACGCGCTGCCCGTTGCCAACGTGTTGCGCGAAGACGTGGTGACGCCCTCGCTGCCGCTCGAAAAGGTCCTGCAGAACGCCCCGGATACGGATGGCCCGTTCTTCAAGGTGCCGAAGGTCATCGGTGGCGACGAGGACAGCGCAGGATAG
- the rpmB gene encoding 50S ribosomal protein L28, whose product MPRVCKFTGKKTTFGKQITHRGKAKYLGGVGTKITGITARKFKPNIQKVRAVIDGQVVRIKVSAKALRMGYVVKPVRRTWKKPEEAAA is encoded by the coding sequence ATGCCACGCGTTTGCAAATTTACAGGCAAGAAGACGACCTTCGGTAAGCAGATCACCCATCGCGGTAAAGCGAAGTATCTGGGTGGTGTCGGCACGAAGATCACGGGCATCACCGCCCGCAAGTTCAAGCCGAATATCCAGAAAGTCCGCGCCGTCATCGACGGTCAGGTCGTCCGCATCAAGGTCAGCGCCAAGGCGCTGCGCATGGGCTACGTTGTGAAGCCCGTCCGCCGCACTTGGAAGAAGCCCGAAGAAGCGGCCGCGTAG
- a CDS encoding carbonic anhydrase, producing MSIVSEILEYNRKFIESKEYELLRTDRFPNKKLVVLGCMDTRLVELLPRAMGFRNGDVKLVKNAGAIVSHPFGSVMRSILLAIYELHAEEVLVVGHTGCGMMGLSCERVIEKARARGVSQDVLSTLRHAGIDLEHWLTGFKCVEDGVRNSVDVIRNHPLLPRDVAVHGMLMDSDTGALAKIVEGYGMRTE from the coding sequence ATGAGCATTGTTTCCGAGATCCTCGAGTACAACCGCAAGTTCATTGAAAGTAAGGAGTACGAGTTGCTTCGTACCGATCGATTTCCGAACAAAAAGCTGGTCGTGCTGGGTTGCATGGACACCCGGCTGGTGGAACTGCTGCCGCGCGCGATGGGATTCCGTAACGGCGACGTAAAGCTGGTGAAGAACGCCGGCGCGATCGTGTCGCACCCCTTTGGCAGCGTGATGCGAAGCATCCTGCTGGCGATCTACGAGCTGCACGCCGAGGAGGTGCTGGTGGTGGGTCATACCGGTTGCGGCATGATGGGCCTGAGCTGCGAGCGCGTGATCGAGAAGGCGCGGGCACGCGGCGTGTCGCAGGACGTGCTGTCGACGTTGCGCCATGCGGGCATCGACCTCGAGCATTGGCTGACCGGGTTCAAGTGCGTCGAGGACGGCGTGCGCAACAGCGTCGACGTCATCCGCAACCACCCCCTGCTGCCACGCGACGTCGCGGTTCATGGCATGCTGATGGACTCCGACACCGGCGCGCTGGCGAAGATCGTCGAAGGATACGGGATGCGCACGGAGTAG
- a CDS encoding DUF1559 domain-containing protein — translation MIRSKTFSDSNPTRRVRSSAFTLVELLVVIGIIAILISILLPGIAKAREAANRAACLSNLRQVHLAFHQYALAHRDRVPVGYRTDSKQFNSMVYTITASEWVLFGLLQQAGLIPQAKVLFCPSETNDKFMFDTAANRWPEPNTTPTANVQSGYGTRPEVQIPDDLAGQSLSVLPRLTQFGNRAIFADLTSARTRVVTRHRRGANVLFANGGAKWIELSAFDQPAANWPEPSFPPATTYNATQDRIWTAFDRQ, via the coding sequence ATGATCCGCTCAAAAACTTTCTCAGACTCGAACCCGACGCGCCGCGTGCGCAGCAGCGCGTTCACGCTCGTTGAACTGCTGGTGGTCATCGGCATCATCGCGATCCTGATCAGCATCCTGCTGCCCGGCATCGCCAAGGCGCGCGAGGCGGCCAACCGGGCGGCGTGCCTGAGCAACCTGCGGCAGGTTCACCTGGCATTCCACCAATACGCGCTCGCCCACCGCGACCGCGTGCCGGTCGGCTATCGCACGGATTCCAAGCAGTTCAACAGCATGGTCTACACCATCACGGCAAGCGAGTGGGTGCTGTTCGGCCTGCTGCAGCAGGCGGGGCTCATTCCGCAGGCGAAGGTGCTGTTCTGCCCGTCGGAGACGAACGACAAGTTCATGTTCGACACTGCTGCCAACCGCTGGCCAGAGCCCAACACAACGCCGACGGCGAACGTGCAGTCCGGCTATGGCACGCGGCCGGAAGTTCAGATTCCCGACGATCTCGCGGGTCAATCGCTGTCGGTGTTGCCGCGCCTGACGCAGTTCGGCAACCGAGCGATCTTCGCGGACCTAACGTCGGCGCGCACACGCGTGGTGACGCGCCATCGCCGGGGTGCGAACGTGCTGTTCGCCAACGGTGGCGCGAAATGGATTGAGCTGAGCGCGTTTGACCAACCGGCGGCCAACTGGCCGGAACCGTCGTTCCCACCGGCCACTACGTACAACGCGACGCAGGACCGAATCTGGACGGCGTTCGACCGCCAGTAG
- a CDS encoding NCS2 family permease yields the protein MNAIARFFEFEQRQTTLAREMRGGVTTFLTMAYIIAVNPLILANAGISVTAAATSTALAAGVCCIAMGLFANFPIALASGMGLNAMVAFQITAATGSWQAAMGLVVLDGLLILLLVLVGLREAVLRAIPRELRIAIGAGIGLFIAVIGLQGAKIIVASPVTMVTAGSFQNRETLIASVGLIVTAVLMIRKVTGALLLGILLATTLALWLGVTSLPDRFPRPDFSAMFQADVPAVLQWRYLPLLLSIVMIDFFDTLGTASAVAEQGRLADGDGNIPRVRRLLIVDSAAASLGGAMGASSNTSFIESAAGVAEGARTGLHSVIVGLLFLLAAIVAPLATVVPASATAPALILVGFLMMSQVAEIDFKRLENAVPAFITILTIPLTFSIAHGIGYGFVAYVVLNLLTGHFRRVHPLMYVVAAAFVAYFAAGY from the coding sequence ATGAACGCGATCGCACGATTCTTCGAGTTCGAGCAGCGTCAGACCACGCTCGCGCGCGAGATGCGCGGCGGCGTGACGACGTTCCTCACGATGGCGTACATCATCGCAGTCAACCCGCTCATACTTGCTAACGCAGGCATCAGCGTCACGGCGGCGGCGACGTCGACCGCGCTGGCGGCGGGGGTCTGCTGCATCGCGATGGGCCTGTTTGCCAACTTCCCGATCGCGCTCGCCAGTGGCATGGGGCTGAACGCGATGGTGGCGTTCCAGATCACTGCGGCAACGGGGTCATGGCAGGCAGCGATGGGGCTCGTCGTGCTCGATGGGCTGCTCATCCTGCTGCTGGTGCTCGTGGGCCTGCGCGAGGCGGTGTTGCGCGCGATACCCCGGGAACTGCGCATCGCGATCGGCGCGGGAATCGGATTGTTCATCGCCGTCATCGGGCTGCAGGGCGCGAAGATCATCGTCGCGAGCCCGGTGACGATGGTGACGGCCGGCTCGTTCCAGAACCGCGAGACGCTGATCGCCAGCGTCGGGCTCATCGTCACGGCCGTGCTGATGATCCGAAAGGTCACCGGCGCGCTGCTGCTGGGCATCCTGCTGGCCACGACGCTGGCGTTGTGGCTGGGCGTGACGTCGTTGCCCGATCGCTTTCCAAGGCCGGACTTTAGCGCGATGTTCCAGGCCGACGTGCCCGCGGTGCTGCAGTGGAGGTATCTTCCGCTGTTGCTGTCGATCGTGATGATCGATTTCTTCGACACGCTCGGCACCGCCTCGGCCGTCGCCGAACAGGGGCGGTTGGCGGACGGTGACGGCAACATCCCGCGCGTGCGGCGGTTGCTGATCGTCGACAGCGCCGCAGCGAGTCTGGGTGGGGCGATGGGTGCCAGTTCCAACACCAGCTTCATCGAAAGCGCCGCCGGCGTTGCCGAGGGCGCACGCACGGGCCTGCACAGCGTGATCGTCGGGCTGCTTTTCCTGCTGGCGGCGATCGTGGCGCCACTGGCGACGGTGGTCCCCGCCAGCGCGACGGCGCCGGCGCTGATCCTGGTGGGCTTCCTGATGATGAGCCAGGTCGCCGAGATCGACTTCAAGCGGCTCGAAAACGCCGTGCCGGCGTTCATCACGATCCTCACGATCCCGCTGACGTTCAGCATCGCCCACGGCATTGGCTACGGGTTTGTGGCGTACGTCGTGCTGAACCTGCTGACCGGTCATTTCCGCAGGGTGCACCCGTTGATGTACGTGGTGGCCGCGGCGTTCGTTGCGTACTTTGCTGCGGGTTATTGA
- a CDS encoding PA14 domain-containing protein gives MSRTRPFIVAILTVLLALPGARADVLRTLDGKVYEGQIKFDTGDMLTMQPTSGSAVRVKLADVLSASFRASVPTQRAEVADREPIRAPWAPREIGKPPAGGVKRTATRVTLQAGTVTDTSDSVPFFGRPVKGNFELVLRITDISAATAAAGVMLRGGPEPDALTFYAAIGGVDGSMTTRSGERHVRPANGQAARKSDLPRISAPQWMRLTREGDFIEVGTSTDGNDWKVFATERLDLPENVLIGMACTVRAPSGDKKPSKDAPPVATPHATFESLRLVEAAQVATTGLRGQYYSTEKFTEPKIARVDPSLDHNWGTNAPADGLPVDNFSVRWRGRLRVPLTGKYRFHASADDSVVVWVNGNRLLERSGSSREITLRSGQSVAIRVDYFEKVREANVKLEWESEKVPRQVIPSRFLIPAERDDDGESENGLRAEYFADATLSNLHLVRTDSEVNFQQPNSPADDGLNLFSVRWTGMLVPPASGRYTFYTLSDDGVRLWINNKQLIDNWQMNPGVEDSGVIQLKANEPVPIRMESFNGAGGWIARLMWDGPDIDKQIIPGERFQTPGEEVDTRILTRDGSELTGITLEQMDDTTMRFKRADDETLSLPTARVARLSLRPLTSSLLEHIPGGSFGVLLTNGDFFDGQVEGLKGDRLTVNSLIFGPRTFDLRKEVAALVLQDARPEPAEYVVKTVDGSIYMADEVAVDGGKLIVTDRAAGKVTVAADTVRDIAYAGERVASLAELSPEVSGGAMRLDGTPVGVPVRLFDYTPTRSIGLSPGTTVTYALDGKYKTLLATAGVPAALLPTGGLLFTATADGKEIFRSPALTSLSDSLPVSLKLDKVNRLTLKVEPADPANAVALPGVWGDPLLAKP, from the coding sequence ATGAGTCGTACCCGCCCGTTCATCGTCGCGATCCTGACCGTCCTGCTGGCTTTGCCGGGCGCGCGCGCCGACGTGCTGCGCACGCTGGACGGCAAGGTGTACGAGGGCCAGATCAAGTTTGACACCGGCGACATGCTGACAATGCAGCCGACCTCCGGATCGGCCGTGCGGGTGAAACTGGCGGACGTGCTTAGCGCCTCGTTCCGCGCCAGCGTGCCGACGCAGCGTGCGGAGGTCGCCGACCGCGAGCCGATCCGCGCACCCTGGGCGCCGCGGGAGATCGGCAAACCACCGGCGGGAGGCGTGAAGCGCACGGCGACCAGGGTCACGCTGCAGGCCGGCACCGTCACTGATACCAGCGATTCCGTGCCGTTTTTCGGTCGTCCGGTAAAGGGAAATTTCGAACTGGTCCTACGCATAACGGACATCTCGGCCGCCACCGCGGCGGCGGGCGTCATGCTGCGAGGTGGGCCCGAGCCGGACGCGCTGACGTTCTACGCGGCTATCGGTGGCGTCGATGGTTCAATGACCACCCGTTCGGGTGAGCGCCACGTGCGGCCGGCCAATGGGCAGGCGGCGCGAAAGTCCGATCTCCCCCGCATATCGGCGCCGCAGTGGATGCGATTGACCCGCGAGGGCGACTTTATCGAGGTCGGCACGTCGACGGACGGCAACGACTGGAAGGTCTTCGCCACCGAACGGCTGGACCTGCCGGAAAACGTATTGATTGGCATGGCCTGCACGGTCCGAGCCCCGTCGGGTGACAAGAAGCCGTCGAAGGACGCGCCTCCCGTCGCCACGCCGCACGCGACGTTCGAGTCGCTTCGCTTGGTCGAGGCGGCACAGGTCGCAACGACCGGGTTGCGCGGTCAGTATTACTCCACCGAGAAGTTCACCGAACCGAAGATCGCGCGCGTCGACCCGAGCCTGGACCACAACTGGGGCACCAATGCGCCTGCGGACGGGTTGCCGGTGGACAACTTTTCGGTACGTTGGCGAGGCCGGCTGCGCGTGCCGTTGACCGGCAAGTATCGTTTCCACGCGAGCGCCGACGATTCGGTGGTGGTCTGGGTGAACGGCAATCGATTGCTTGAGCGCAGCGGCAGCAGCCGGGAGATCACGCTGCGCAGCGGGCAGTCGGTTGCGATCCGCGTCGACTACTTCGAGAAGGTCCGCGAGGCAAACGTGAAACTGGAGTGGGAATCGGAAAAGGTCCCCCGGCAGGTCATACCCAGCCGCTTCCTGATCCCTGCGGAGCGCGACGATGACGGTGAGTCGGAGAACGGCCTGCGCGCCGAATACTTCGCCGACGCAACCCTCTCCAACCTCCACCTGGTGCGGACCGACAGCGAGGTGAACTTCCAGCAGCCTAACTCGCCCGCCGACGATGGCCTGAACCTGTTCTCCGTTCGCTGGACCGGTATGCTCGTGCCACCGGCCAGCGGCCGGTACACCTTCTACACGCTGAGCGACGACGGCGTGCGCCTGTGGATCAACAACAAGCAGTTGATCGACAACTGGCAGATGAACCCTGGGGTCGAGGACAGCGGCGTCATCCAGCTGAAGGCGAACGAGCCGGTACCGATCCGAATGGAATCGTTTAACGGCGCCGGTGGTTGGATCGCGCGGCTGATGTGGGACGGCCCGGACATCGACAAGCAAATCATCCCCGGCGAACGCTTCCAAACGCCCGGCGAAGAGGTGGACACGCGCATCCTCACCCGCGATGGGTCGGAGCTGACCGGCATCACGCTCGAGCAGATGGACGACACGACGATGCGCTTCAAGCGCGCCGACGACGAGACGCTGTCGCTACCCACGGCGCGGGTGGCGCGGTTGTCGCTGCGGCCTCTGACGTCGTCGTTGCTGGAGCACATTCCGGGCGGCTCGTTCGGCGTGCTGCTGACCAACGGCGACTTCTTCGACGGGCAGGTCGAGGGATTGAAGGGCGATCGCCTTACCGTCAACTCGCTGATCTTCGGCCCGCGCACGTTCGACCTGCGGAAAGAGGTTGCGGCATTGGTGCTGCAGGACGCGCGGCCGGAACCAGCGGAGTACGTCGTGAAGACGGTCGACGGTTCCATCTACATGGCGGACGAGGTAGCGGTGGACGGTGGCAAGCTGATCGTGACCGACCGCGCCGCCGGCAAGGTGACGGTTGCCGCCGACACGGTTCGCGACATCGCCTACGCTGGCGAACGCGTCGCCTCGCTTGCCGAGCTGTCGCCCGAGGTGAGCGGCGGCGCGATGCGGCTCGATGGCACGCCCGTCGGCGTGCCCGTACGGTTGTTCGATTACACCCCGACGCGCTCGATCGGCCTGTCGCCGGGCACGACCGTGACGTACGCGCTGGATGGCAAGTACAAGACGTTACTGGCTACGGCGGGCGTGCCGGCGGCGTTGCTGCCGACGGGTGGGCTGCTGTTCACTGCGACGGCCGACGGCAAGGAAATCTTCCGCTCGCCGGCGCTGACGAGCCTAAGCGACAGCCTGCCGGTCAGCCTGAAGTTGGACAAGGTGAACCGCCTGACGCTGAAGGTGGAGCCAGCCGACCCCGCGAATGCGGTTGCGCTGCCCGGTGTGTGGGGGGATCCGTTGTTGGCTAAGCCGTAG